Genomic window (Thermoplasmata archaeon):
AGATCCCGGGCATCGCGGAGATCAACATCAACTACGTCATCAACAAGGGCTACGTGGAGTTCGACCCCGAGAAGATCACCTGGGAGATCGTGTCCAAGGCCTTGACGGACCGCGGGTACACGGTCGTTCGG
Coding sequences:
- a CDS encoding heavy metal-associated domain-containing protein, producing MASAQRIVFAIRGLECASCAIDVGRALRKIPGIAEININYVINKGYVEFDPEKITWEIVSKALTDRGYTVVRTR